The stretch of DNA TATGATCTATCTAAAGACAGGATCTCGAGAAAATGCGTTTGTAAAACTGCTGTTCCATTTTGTTGGCACACAAGCACAACACAGGTTCAGGTTTTGTTGACAACTTGACATACTCACACCTCATGTTAAGAATGAATGCTGGATCAGGTGATATTTTCTGCAATGTGCAAACGTTTCCCCAAGAAGTGAAAACAGAAGCCAGAAATAGACAGGAGCGGAAATCTTGATACAAATTCGAGAAAACTACACACCAATGTTCAACCTTCTTTATACAATACTAATGAGAAACCATACACGACCGTAGCGGATACAACACTCTGACACACAGCTCTTGCTGAATGGGAATTTCACTCCTGGCACAGTTTTAGCAGGTTTGAACAACGATTTCGGTGGTACATATAGCAGTAGTGATGGTGATGTATACATCTCCATATTTTACAACATCAGTGCCGCATTCTAAGCAGCAACTAGTGTGGTCACGGCCGGAACCTGGACTTGCCCTGGAGTGGCCAGCTGACTGATGTTCGCCGGACGAATCCGGCCGCTTGCGAGCCCGGCAGTCAGGTCCTCCACTTCCACTTTCAGCACGTCTCGGCGGTTGCCAATGTCACCTGCATACCTGCTGACACAGTACACCCCGACAGCCATCACCGCCACTCCATAGATGTTCGTGGTTACTAGGCGGAAAGGGGTCGAAACCACAGCAGCAAGAGGGCCGCCGATGATGGACACAGCCTGCCCACTCTGCCCGAGCCCGACGTTGCCTTGCTCAGCCACAAGCAGACCAGTCTTGCAGTATATAGCAAAGTCTTCGCAGTTGTTCTTGAACAGGCTGTAGCACCTGAAACCATTGGTCAACAAGTATTTGGCACGTCGGACAACCACCTCGTCAGGATCAGTGGCAGCAAGTGtgcagatcccgcaaggaagaagaatgagtccatgaagaagacaaacagacgtagtcgaacggaacctcacaaacgcgacgttatcggaactaacccgaagaagcaatgccggaaagaagcaaacaacatagtaaacaaccaccacataagcatggcacgatgcacaaacaagtatgatgtatgtccggtttaaagaggcatgacatggcaaagtgcaacaaacaaaattacaaattaagtggagctcaacatgcaactccgttgcatattgacgaaacaccacatgacttatttagttcgatctcgtttatgtactcaacaatattaaatgtttttagcatggcaagaggtgaagcataatgaaactatctatctaggcaagtttaaatgaggccggaacaacaaaacaacatttccggaaaatccttatatgcatatattaggtttggtactgttctgccctaaaccatattttatagttgttaaacatgcaaagtgagtacaccatgttaaactaggcatttttctaccccatttacatataaagtatattaaattccgagttacggttaaatagttatgaattaaatcattttagcaagttatttaagcaaatttaaacaaacaacattttaaacatagatgaaagtggcaaattattagtctacacaaaattctaagcaagtttcatatattaagtttttacatgtgatgcttagtttgtgagttaAAATATGCATGAAGTTCAAGGGTGTTTCTGCAAATATGTAAATCCCTGGTATTTATCAAATtcgcaaaacaaaaaaacaaccacTAGGCCGAAACTGTCTGGCCCAGCTACACAAGGGGGTTTGGCGGCTGCTCACCACTGGGCCTTGGGGCCAGCGAATCTGGTGGGCTAAAACTGAGCGCGGGGCGGCTGCATGCCTTGGCAAAGAAACAGGCCGGGCCTGGCGCTGGCGTGGTCAACGCGAGAAGGCGCGGGACAAACGACCTGCTCCTCGCAGTCGCAGAGGAAGCAGAGGCCACGGCAAAGCATGGCGAGTCAGAGGACAACGGAGGGGCACGGCGAGGGTCATGCGCGGGCGAGGGCGCGCAGGAACCGGCCGGATCCGAGGCTCGGTGGCGGTGGAGCTCCGTTCTGAGGGCAGTGGATCGGGCGGCTAGGTGCGTGTGTCCTCGACCTGTCGCTTGAAGCAGAGGAACGAGCGGTGCTCCGGCGAGGAACTTGGGTGACGACGACGAACGTGGCGCGACTGGAACATCGTCCTCTTCCCGTAGTAGAAGAAAGGGGAGGCCAGTGGGGTCTTGGACGGCGACGCGATGGAGAGATCCGGCAGCATGGCGCGGCGGTGGAAGCTCCTGCTGCTGCAGTACCAAGAGAGGAAGAGAAGGTCAGGGAGGCATAGAGAGAAAGGGGCGAATCAAGGAGGCAAGGGAGGGCCGGCGGGGCTCATCTGTTGAGTGCGCCGG from Triticum dicoccoides isolate Atlit2015 ecotype Zavitan unplaced genomic scaffold, WEW_v2.0 scaffold175146, whole genome shotgun sequence encodes:
- the LOC119344595 gene encoding uncharacterized protein LOC119344595; the protein is PCGICTLAATDPDEVVVRRAKYLLTNGFRCYSLFKNNCEDFAIYCKTGLLVAEQGNVGLGQSGQAVSIIGGPLAAVVSTPFRLVTTNIYGVAVMAVGVYCVSRYAGDIGNRRDVLKVEVEDLTAGLASGRIRPANISQLATPGQVQVPAVTTLVAA